The proteins below are encoded in one region of Pseudomonas putida NBRC 14164:
- a CDS encoding YqiA/YcfP family alpha/beta fold hydrolase — protein MSGSILYIHGFNSSPLSTKARQLEAVMQQLGLSAQLRVPALHHHPRQAIAQLEAAIAELGAPLLVGSSLGGYYATHLAERHGLKALLVNPAVTPHKHFDGYLGTQRNHYSGETWELTHDHVQALAELEVPAPVDASRYQVWLQTADETLDYRHAERYYRACALRIQAGGDHSFQGFAQRLPALLAFAGIARGQYAALDFSVF, from the coding sequence ATGTCGGGTTCCATCCTCTATATCCATGGCTTCAACAGCTCGCCGCTTTCGACCAAGGCGCGCCAGCTCGAAGCCGTGATGCAGCAACTGGGCCTGTCGGCCCAGCTACGTGTGCCCGCCTTGCATCACCACCCGCGGCAGGCCATCGCCCAGCTTGAAGCTGCCATCGCCGAACTGGGCGCGCCATTGCTGGTGGGCAGTTCGCTCGGCGGCTACTATGCCACCCATCTGGCCGAGCGCCATGGCCTCAAGGCCCTGCTGGTGAACCCGGCGGTAACGCCACACAAGCATTTTGACGGGTACCTGGGCACTCAGCGCAATCACTACAGCGGTGAAACCTGGGAACTGACCCACGATCACGTACAGGCCCTGGCCGAGCTGGAAGTGCCGGCCCCGGTAGATGCCAGCCGCTATCAAGTGTGGCTGCAGACGGCCGATGAAACCTTGGACTATCGCCACGCCGAGCGCTATTACCGTGCATGTGCCCTGCGTATACAGGCTGGCGGCGACCACAGTTTCCAGGGCTTCGCCCAGCGCCTGCCGGCTCTGCTGGCTTTTGCCGGCATTGCTCGCGGGCAGTATGCGGCGCTCGATTTTTCTGTATTTTGA
- a CDS encoding esterase-like activity of phytase family protein, with protein MIRQVLAVCLALVTLPALAGNWPELKLSAEHPIDGMRGGNLSGLVECRGGLWGVSDRDDDRIYRFDQQKPTWRAQPLTFTPPPPPESGLPWGLKSRNWAASYIRGGELDFEGITCDQAGNLYLASEAHAAVLQLPLEGEPDWLKIDPAMVRQARASGMLLNFNALFEGLAINPAGDRLWLAAERERRGLVAIERQQSVWTCGRSCVLLSEAGVEMQPAQMPNARALSRDFADLAWFEGKLFTLERNAYRVCRRDTDSGKVERCWSFAADALVEARRYPQPFGLAEALVIDAKGAWIGLDNNNGARADGETRPIVWRFDAPEGGWSAKS; from the coding sequence TTGATTCGGCAAGTACTTGCCGTTTGCCTTGCGCTGGTTACCTTGCCTGCCCTGGCGGGTAACTGGCCGGAGCTGAAGCTCAGTGCCGAGCACCCGATCGACGGCATGCGTGGTGGCAACCTGTCTGGCCTGGTGGAATGCCGGGGCGGGCTGTGGGGCGTGTCCGACCGCGACGACGACCGCATCTACCGCTTCGACCAGCAAAAACCGACCTGGCGCGCGCAACCGCTGACCTTTACCCCGCCACCGCCGCCGGAAAGCGGCCTGCCGTGGGGCCTAAAGTCGCGCAATTGGGCGGCGTCGTACATTCGCGGGGGCGAGCTGGATTTCGAAGGCATCACCTGTGACCAGGCGGGTAACCTGTACCTGGCCAGCGAAGCCCATGCCGCCGTGTTGCAGTTACCGCTGGAAGGCGAGCCGGACTGGCTGAAGATCGACCCGGCCATGGTGCGCCAGGCCCGTGCCAGCGGCATGCTGCTGAACTTCAATGCGCTGTTCGAGGGCTTGGCGATCAACCCGGCGGGCGATCGCCTGTGGCTGGCCGCAGAACGCGAGCGCCGTGGCCTGGTGGCCATCGAGCGCCAGCAATCGGTGTGGACTTGCGGGCGCAGCTGTGTGCTGCTGAGCGAGGCCGGGGTGGAGATGCAGCCGGCGCAAATGCCCAATGCCCGGGCCCTGTCGCGCGATTTTGCCGACCTGGCCTGGTTCGAGGGCAAGCTGTTCACACTCGAACGCAATGCCTACCGGGTCTGCCGGCGTGATACCGACAGCGGCAAGGTAGAACGCTGCTGGTCGTTTGCTGCCGACGCCTTGGTCGAGGCCCGCCGTTACCCGCAACCGTTCGGCCTGGCCGAAGCCCTTGTGATCGATGCCAAGGGCGCCTGGATCGGCCTGGACAACAACAACGGCGCCCGCGCCGATGGCGAAACGCGCCCGATCGTCTGGCGCTTTGATGCACCGGAAGGTGGCTGGAGCGCCAAGTCATGA
- the parC gene encoding DNA topoisomerase IV subunit A, with amino-acid sequence MSDSLELSLDGVERRSLADFTEQAYLNYSMYVIMDRALPHIGDGLKPVQRRIVYAMSELGLDADAKHKKSARTVGDVLGKFHPHGDSACYEAMVLMAQPFSYRYTLVDGQGNWGAPDDPKSFAAMRYTEARLSRYAEVLLSEVGQGTVDWVPNFDGTLQEPAVLPARLPNILLNGTTGIAVGMATDVPPHNLREVASACVRLLDEPKATIEQLCEHIQGPDYPTEAEIITPRAEILKMYEIGRGSIRMRAVYRVEDGDIVVTALPHQVSGAKVLEQIAAQMQAKKLPMVADLRDESDHENPCRIVIIPRSNRVDADELMQHLFATTDLESSYRVNVNIIGLDGRPQLKNLRAILVEWLEFRTNTVRRRLQHRLDKVERRLHLLDGLLTAFLNLDEVIHIIRTEEHPKQALIARFELSEIQAEYILETRLRQLARLEEMKIRGEQDELLKEQAKLQALLGSEAKLRKLVRSELIKDAETYGDARRSPIVERVEAKALSENELMPTEPVTVVLSEKGWVRCAKGHDIDATGLSYKAGDGFKAAAAGRSNQFAVLIDSTGRSYSVAAHSLPSARGQGEPLTGRLTPPPGATFECVLLPEDDALYVVASDAGYGFVVKGEDLQAKNKAGKGLLSLPNGAKVMTPRPVANREQDWLAAVTTEGRLLVFKVSDLPQLGKGKGNKIIGVPGDRVASREEFVTDLAVIPDGATLVLQAGKRTLSLKADDLEHYKGERGRRGSKLPRGFQRVDGLQVEVPA; translated from the coding sequence ATGAGCGACTCACTGGAACTCAGCCTGGACGGCGTCGAACGCCGCTCGCTGGCTGACTTCACCGAACAGGCCTACCTCAACTATTCCATGTACGTGATCATGGACCGCGCCTTGCCGCACATCGGCGACGGCCTGAAGCCGGTGCAGCGACGCATCGTCTATGCCATGAGCGAGTTGGGGCTCGATGCCGATGCCAAGCACAAGAAGTCGGCGCGTACCGTCGGTGACGTGCTCGGCAAGTTCCACCCCCATGGCGACTCGGCCTGCTACGAGGCCATGGTGCTGATGGCGCAGCCGTTCAGCTACCGCTATACCCTGGTCGACGGCCAGGGTAACTGGGGTGCGCCGGACGATCCGAAGTCGTTCGCTGCCATGCGTTATACCGAGGCGCGTTTGTCGCGCTACGCCGAAGTGCTGCTCAGCGAAGTTGGCCAAGGCACCGTGGACTGGGTACCGAACTTTGACGGTACCCTGCAGGAGCCGGCCGTACTGCCGGCGCGCCTGCCCAACATCCTGCTCAACGGGACCACCGGTATCGCCGTGGGCATGGCGACCGACGTGCCGCCGCACAACCTGCGTGAAGTGGCGAGCGCCTGCGTGCGCCTGCTCGACGAGCCCAAGGCCACCATCGAGCAATTGTGCGAGCACATTCAGGGGCCGGATTACCCGACCGAGGCGGAAATCATCACGCCACGGGCAGAAATCCTCAAGATGTACGAAATCGGTCGCGGTTCGATCCGCATGCGTGCCGTTTACCGCGTCGAGGATGGCGACATCGTAGTGACTGCGCTGCCGCACCAGGTCTCCGGTGCCAAGGTGCTGGAGCAGATCGCCGCACAGATGCAGGCCAAGAAGCTGCCGATGGTTGCCGACCTGCGTGACGAATCCGACCATGAGAACCCGTGCCGCATCGTCATCATCCCGCGCTCCAACCGTGTGGATGCCGACGAACTGATGCAGCACCTGTTCGCCACCACCGACCTGGAGAGCAGTTACCGGGTCAACGTCAATATCATTGGCCTGGACGGCCGCCCGCAGTTGAAGAACCTGCGTGCGATATTGGTGGAGTGGCTGGAGTTTCGCACCAACACTGTTCGCCGCCGGCTGCAGCATCGCCTGGACAAGGTGGAGCGGCGCCTGCACCTGCTGGATGGTTTGCTCACCGCATTCCTCAACCTGGATGAAGTGATCCACATCATCCGTACCGAGGAGCACCCCAAGCAGGCCCTGATTGCCCGGTTCGAACTGAGCGAAATCCAGGCCGAGTACATCCTCGAGACCCGTCTGCGTCAGCTGGCGCGCCTGGAAGAGATGAAAATCCGCGGCGAGCAGGACGAACTGCTCAAGGAACAGGCCAAGCTGCAGGCGCTGCTGGGCAGCGAGGCCAAGCTGCGCAAGCTGGTGCGCAGCGAACTGATCAAGGATGCCGAAACCTACGGCGACGCGCGCCGTTCGCCAATCGTCGAGCGCGTCGAAGCCAAGGCCCTGTCTGAAAACGAGCTGATGCCGACCGAGCCGGTCACCGTGGTGCTGTCGGAGAAGGGCTGGGTGCGTTGCGCCAAAGGCCACGACATCGACGCCACCGGCTTGTCGTACAAGGCCGGCGATGGCTTCAAGGCCGCCGCAGCCGGGCGTTCCAACCAGTTTGCCGTGCTCATCGACTCTACGGGGCGCAGTTATTCGGTGGCGGCTCACAGCTTGCCCTCGGCACGTGGTCAGGGCGAGCCGCTGACCGGCCGCCTGACGCCACCGCCAGGCGCCACCTTCGAGTGTGTGCTGTTGCCGGAGGACGACGCGCTGTACGTGGTTGCCTCGGATGCGGGCTACGGCTTCGTGGTCAAGGGTGAAGACTTGCAGGCCAAGAACAAGGCCGGCAAGGGTTTGCTCAGCCTGCCCAACGGTGCCAAGGTCATGACCCCACGCCCGGTGGCCAATCGCGAGCAGGACTGGCTGGCAGCGGTGACCACCGAAGGCCGCCTGCTGGTGTTCAAGGTCAGCGATTTGCCGCAGCTGGGCAAGGGCAAGGGCAACAAGATCATTGGCGTGCCGGGCGACCGGGTAGCCAGCCGTGAAGAATTTGTCACCGATCTGGCCGTGATTCCTGACGGCGCGACCCTTGTATTGCAAGCCGGCAAGCGTACCCTGTCTCTGAAAGCGGACGATCTTGAGCACTACAAGGGCGAGCGCGGACGGCGAGGCAGCAAGCTGCCACGCGGCTTCCAGCGCGTCGATGGGTTGCAGGTGGAAGTGCCGGCGTAA
- a CDS encoding NUDIX domain-containing protein → MSDTLNSVPKAVEIVKRANCFQGFYKLDKVHLRHELFAGGMGREISRELFVRHDAVCVLPYDPLRDEVVLIEQFRVGALDKVANPWLIEMVAGLIDKDEQPEEVAHREAEEEAGLTFSALWPMTRYFPSPGGSDEYVHLFLGRCSSEGAGGLHGLEEEGEDIRVRVWSFEDALQAVRDGRICNAATIIGLQWLALNRDEVRGMWK, encoded by the coding sequence ATGTCAGACACGTTGAATTCGGTGCCCAAGGCGGTCGAGATCGTCAAGCGGGCCAACTGCTTCCAGGGCTTCTACAAGCTCGACAAGGTGCACCTGCGCCACGAGCTGTTTGCCGGGGGTATGGGCCGCGAGATCAGCCGCGAACTGTTTGTGCGCCATGATGCGGTGTGTGTGCTGCCTTACGACCCGTTGCGCGACGAAGTGGTGCTGATCGAGCAGTTCCGCGTCGGCGCACTGGACAAGGTCGCCAACCCCTGGCTGATCGAGATGGTTGCCGGGCTGATCGACAAGGATGAGCAACCCGAGGAAGTCGCCCACCGCGAAGCCGAGGAAGAAGCCGGCCTGACGTTCAGCGCCTTGTGGCCGATGACCCGCTACTTCCCGTCGCCGGGCGGCAGTGACGAGTACGTTCACCTGTTCCTTGGCCGTTGCAGCAGCGAGGGCGCGGGCGGGCTGCATGGCCTGGAAGAAGAGGGCGAAGACATCCGCGTGCGCGTGTGGTCGTTCGAGGATGCCTTGCAGGCGGTGCGCGACGGGCGCATCTGCAACGCGGCGACTATCATCGGCTTGCAATGGCTGGCGCTGAACCGTGACGAAGTACGAGGTATGTGGAAGTGA
- a CDS encoding retropepsin-like aspartic protease family protein, translated as MSQAPGKRAGRVLMVLAWAAAMFLATRFFGQWEDSKRNPNAQVQSEHGEGFVEVRLLGNGQGHFMVDGAINGQAVHFMLDTGATDVAIPEALARDLNLERGSPVLLSTANGRAEGYRTRLASLQLGDIRLQDVRATVVPGLDGPIVLLGMSALKQLEFTQRGGTMLLRQNLK; from the coding sequence ATGAGCCAGGCGCCGGGCAAACGGGCGGGCAGGGTGCTGATGGTCCTCGCGTGGGCGGCCGCGATGTTCCTTGCCACGCGCTTTTTCGGCCAGTGGGAAGACAGCAAGCGCAACCCCAATGCCCAGGTGCAATCCGAACACGGCGAGGGCTTTGTCGAAGTGCGCCTGCTGGGCAACGGCCAGGGCCACTTCATGGTGGATGGCGCCATCAACGGCCAGGCGGTGCATTTCATGCTCGACACCGGCGCCACCGATGTGGCGATCCCCGAGGCGTTGGCCCGTGACCTGAACCTTGAGCGCGGCAGCCCGGTGCTGCTCAGCACCGCCAATGGCCGCGCCGAAGGCTACCGCACGCGCCTGGCCAGCCTGCAACTGGGCGATATCCGGCTGCAGGACGTACGCGCCACCGTGGTGCCGGGCCTGGACGGGCCCATCGTACTGCTGGGCATGAGTGCCCTGAAACAACTTGAATTTACCCAGCGCGGCGGCACCATGCTGTTGCGCCAGAACCTGAAATGA
- a CDS encoding PqiC family protein, with the protein MKFLRLPFALLMTGLLGLGGCTMHQPVALYQLDSGDPGQPSQSAGMAVVLGPVSVADYLQRETFLQRQADGSLSAATDGRWAGSLSSDIDQLLVRQLAWRLDSQRVVLAPATAGFSPDVQVLLSITRLDSGKNQPAILDAQWRLLDRRGHVRDNRIVHLEQPHEGSESSQVQAQGQLLQKLAEQLSTAVKPLANQPAIAEEAPKKPAAPVQVKKGPEKSRIPMASPIRTDMEVYRF; encoded by the coding sequence ATGAAATTTCTGCGCCTTCCATTTGCGCTGTTGATGACTGGCCTGCTGGGCCTTGGCGGGTGCACCATGCATCAGCCGGTTGCCCTGTATCAGCTCGACAGTGGTGATCCTGGCCAGCCGTCGCAGAGTGCGGGCATGGCCGTGGTACTCGGCCCGGTATCGGTAGCCGATTACCTTCAGCGTGAAACGTTCCTGCAGCGTCAAGCCGACGGCAGCCTGAGCGCGGCGACTGACGGCCGCTGGGCGGGTAGCCTTTCGTCGGATATCGACCAGCTGCTGGTGCGTCAACTTGCCTGGCGCCTCGACAGCCAGCGCGTGGTGCTTGCGCCGGCGACCGCTGGCTTCAGCCCGGACGTGCAGGTGCTGTTGTCGATCACACGCCTGGACTCAGGCAAAAACCAGCCGGCCATCCTGGATGCCCAGTGGCGTCTGCTGGATCGCCGTGGCCATGTGCGTGACAATCGTATCGTTCACCTCGAGCAGCCGCACGAGGGCAGCGAGTCGTCGCAGGTTCAGGCCCAGGGTCAACTGCTGCAGAAGCTGGCCGAACAGCTGAGCACTGCGGTCAAGCCGCTGGCCAACCAGCCGGCGATTGCCGAAGAAGCACCGAAAAAGCCCGCTGCACCGGTGCAGGTCAAGAAGGGGCCGGAGAAATCCAGGATCCCTATGGCCTCGCCGATTCGCACCGATATGGAAGTTTATCGTTTCTGA
- the cpdA gene encoding 3',5'-cyclic-AMP phosphodiesterase, whose product MYPDNTRPVHVVQLTDAHLFADPAGSMLGLNTRDSLRHVVAQVRREQPLVDLLLCTGDLSQDASVASYEAFRDLTAPFAVPTRWLPGNHDEARVMAEVAPELVQAVTDVGAWRIVMLNTAVHGATHGLLERDQLAVLEAALKEAGERHCLVCFHHQPVDIGCAWIAPIGLRNAQALFDIVGAYPQVRALLWGHVHQEWDELRDGRRLLATPSTCIQFAAGSEDFKVSEEHPGYRWLRLHADGRLETGVERATDFEVKLDFDSPGY is encoded by the coding sequence ATGTACCCAGACAACACGCGCCCTGTTCATGTGGTGCAACTGACCGACGCACATCTTTTCGCCGACCCGGCCGGCAGCATGCTGGGCCTCAATACCCGTGACAGCCTGCGCCATGTGGTGGCCCAGGTGCGGCGCGAGCAACCGCTTGTCGACTTGCTGTTGTGCACGGGTGATCTGTCCCAGGACGCCAGCGTTGCTTCTTATGAAGCGTTCCGGGATCTGACTGCGCCGTTTGCCGTGCCCACCCGCTGGTTGCCGGGCAACCACGACGAGGCCCGGGTCATGGCCGAAGTGGCCCCGGAGCTGGTGCAAGCAGTCACCGATGTTGGCGCCTGGCGTATTGTCATGCTCAACACGGCGGTGCATGGCGCGACACACGGTCTGCTGGAGCGTGACCAGCTGGCAGTGCTGGAAGCCGCCTTGAAAGAGGCGGGCGAACGACATTGCCTGGTGTGTTTCCACCATCAGCCGGTGGACATCGGCTGCGCCTGGATCGCGCCGATCGGCTTGCGCAATGCCCAGGCCCTGTTCGACATCGTCGGGGCTTATCCACAGGTGCGGGCGTTGCTGTGGGGGCATGTGCATCAGGAATGGGACGAGCTGCGCGATGGCCGGCGCCTGCTGGCCACGCCTTCGACCTGTATTCAGTTCGCGGCCGGCAGCGAAGACTTCAAGGTGAGCGAAGAGCATCCCGGGTACCGCTGGTTGCGCCTGCACGCCGACGGGCGGTTGGAAACCGGAGTGGAGCGGGCCACGGACTTTGAGGTGAAACTCGACTTCGATAGCCCGGGTTATTGA
- a CDS encoding AhpA/YtjB family protein, with amino-acid sequence MNRPTPVKPDNFFLMIYRALSQRRVPLALRIACTNIFLVALALVIYACVMGLQFKQAMHEQADALGQSLTTQTATSATELLVSNDILSLNVLLGNLVKNPLVAHAAIYSVDNRILAEAGQRPRNSLLGEAEGLYQTKITFQDVTAGQLRISLDMSQFQQPMLISLQSMGIMAAILLALALSLSLRQGRYITLPLLQLRVWLRDPQPYTPATDRQDEIGDIARQLHARLAPPPPPEPELEEEDDEHFDDFHDVAPAPKAAPRPKVATLAEDDDDAAFAGLLDDDSAPKAAPVESDEPQHSAVLAVQLGSQEQLRRLPRTRLTELTDRYRDCLEHAASLYDGETHTLNDGSTLVLFHSRDCGEDYLTNAICCGELLRALGHALQIEVADSGITLQLQLGLVLGNDLQGLELVDLLMAEKAQDALALSQHSRNLLLVERQISDDALIRQRARIRPIASPEGACCVERLMEPYPSMLERQLARMHERRA; translated from the coding sequence GTGAACCGGCCCACGCCCGTCAAACCAGACAATTTCTTCCTGATGATCTATCGTGCCCTGAGTCAACGTCGCGTGCCGCTGGCATTGCGCATCGCTTGCACCAACATCTTCCTGGTCGCGCTGGCGCTGGTGATCTATGCCTGCGTGATGGGCCTGCAGTTCAAGCAGGCCATGCACGAGCAGGCTGATGCCCTTGGCCAGAGCCTGACCACCCAGACCGCCACCTCGGCGACCGAGCTGCTGGTGTCTAACGACATCCTCAGTCTCAACGTGCTGCTGGGCAACCTGGTGAAAAACCCGCTGGTGGCCCACGCGGCCATCTACAGCGTGGACAACCGCATCCTCGCCGAGGCCGGCCAGCGCCCGCGCAACAGCCTGCTGGGCGAGGCAGAGGGCCTGTACCAGACCAAGATCACCTTCCAGGACGTGACGGCCGGGCAACTGCGCATCAGCCTGGACATGAGCCAGTTCCAGCAGCCGATGCTCATCAGCCTGCAGAGCATGGGCATCATGGCGGCCATCCTGCTGGCCCTGGCCCTCAGCCTGAGCCTGCGACAGGGCCGCTATATCACCCTGCCGCTGCTGCAGTTGCGGGTGTGGCTGCGAGACCCGCAGCCCTATACCCCGGCCACCGACCGCCAGGACGAGATCGGCGACATCGCCCGCCAGCTGCACGCGCGCCTGGCCCCGCCGCCGCCACCGGAGCCAGAGCTGGAGGAAGAGGACGACGAGCATTTCGACGACTTCCACGACGTAGCGCCGGCCCCCAAGGCAGCCCCGCGCCCCAAGGTTGCCACATTGGCCGAGGACGATGACGACGCAGCCTTTGCCGGCCTGCTGGACGACGACAGTGCGCCCAAAGCCGCCCCGGTCGAATCTGACGAGCCGCAGCACAGCGCCGTACTTGCCGTGCAACTGGGCTCACAGGAACAACTGCGCCGCCTGCCGCGTACACGCCTGACCGAGCTGACTGACCGCTACCGCGATTGCCTGGAGCATGCTGCCTCGCTCTACGACGGTGAAACCCACACGCTCAACGACGGCAGCACCCTGGTGCTTTTCCACAGCCGCGACTGTGGCGAGGACTACCTGACCAACGCCATCTGCTGCGGCGAGCTGCTGCGCGCCCTGGGCCATGCCCTGCAGATCGAAGTGGCCGACAGCGGCATCACCCTTCAGCTGCAACTGGGCCTGGTCCTGGGCAACGACCTGCAAGGGCTGGAGCTGGTGGACCTGCTGATGGCCGAAAAGGCCCAGGATGCCCTGGCGCTGTCGCAGCACAGCCGCAACCTGTTGCTGGTGGAGCGGCAGATCAGCGATGACGCGCTGATTCGCCAGCGTGCCCGCATTCGCCCGATTGCCAGCCCTGAGGGTGCCTGCTGTGTGGAGCGTTTGATGGAGCCTTACCCGTCGATGCTGGAGCGCCAGCTGGCCCGCATGCACGAGCGCCGCGCCTGA
- a CDS encoding DUF1249 domain-containing protein, with amino-acid sequence MEVNLLRERYRVDLVGLQAACEANYARLMRLLPDMRTTQSSRRIGMTQGDQMLGVLVLDVVLACPYTTTLHVRQEHSLPWLPVPHLEVQVYHDARMAEVVSAEHTRRLRSIYPYPNEAMHQPDEKAQLNLFLGEWLSHCLACGHELASVR; translated from the coding sequence GTGGAAGTGAACCTGCTGCGCGAGCGCTATCGAGTCGACCTGGTCGGGCTGCAGGCTGCCTGCGAGGCCAACTACGCCCGGCTGATGCGCCTGTTGCCCGACATGCGTACCACCCAGAGCTCGCGCCGCATCGGCATGACCCAGGGCGACCAGATGCTCGGCGTGCTGGTACTGGACGTGGTGCTGGCCTGCCCGTACACCACCACCCTGCATGTGCGCCAGGAGCACAGCCTGCCGTGGCTGCCGGTGCCGCACCTGGAAGTGCAGGTGTACCATGATGCACGCATGGCCGAAGTGGTCAGCGCCGAACATACCCGGCGCCTGCGCAGTATTTACCCGTATCCGAATGAGGCCATGCACCAGCCGGACGAAAAGGCCCAGCTCAACCTGTTCCTCGGTGAATGGCTGAGCCACTGCCTGGCTTGTGGCCACGAACTGGCAAGCGTTCGCTGA
- the parE gene encoding DNA topoisomerase IV subunit B, protein MANPSASAYNADAIEVLSGLDPVRKRPGMYTDTSRPNHLAQEVIDNSVDEALAGHARSVQVILHADHSLEVSDDGRGMPVDIHPEEGVSGVELILTKLHAGGKFSNKNYQFSGGLHGVGISVVNALSTQVRVRVKRDGNEYQMTFADGFKASELEVVGSVGKRNTGTSVYFSPDPKYFDSPKFSISRLKHVLKAKAVLCPGLLVSFEDKASGEKVEWHYEDGLRSYLVDAVSEFQRLPDEPFCGSLAGNKEAADWALLWLPEGGDSVQESYVNLIPTAQGGTHVNGLRQGLLDAMREFCEFRNLLPRGVKLAPEDIWERISFVLSMKMQEPQFSGQTKERLSSREAAAFVSGVVKDAFSLWLNAHPELGMQLAELAISNAGRRLKASKKVERKRITQGPALPGKLADCAGQDPMRAELFLVEGDSAGGSAKQARDKEYQAILPLRGKILNTWEVDGGEVLASQEVHNIAVAIGVDPGATDLAQLRYGKVCILADADSDGLHIATLLCALFVQHFRALVEAGHVYVAMPPLYRIDLGKEIYYALDEAERDGILDRLVAEKKRGKPQVTRFKGLGEMNPPQLRETTMDPNTRRLVQLTLDDVEATCELMDKLLAKKRAGDRKSWLETKGNLAEVMV, encoded by the coding sequence ATGGCCAATCCCAGCGCTAGCGCCTATAACGCAGACGCCATCGAAGTCCTCTCGGGCCTTGACCCGGTCCGCAAGCGGCCGGGCATGTACACCGATACCAGCCGCCCCAACCACCTGGCCCAGGAAGTCATCGACAACAGTGTCGACGAAGCCCTGGCCGGCCACGCCCGCTCGGTGCAGGTCATCCTGCATGCCGACCACTCGCTGGAAGTCAGCGACGATGGCCGTGGCATGCCAGTGGACATCCACCCGGAAGAAGGCGTGTCCGGGGTCGAGCTGATCCTTACCAAGCTGCACGCCGGCGGCAAGTTCTCCAACAAGAACTACCAGTTCTCCGGTGGTTTGCACGGTGTGGGTATCTCGGTGGTCAACGCCCTGTCGACCCAGGTGCGCGTGCGCGTCAAGCGTGACGGCAACGAATACCAGATGACCTTCGCCGATGGCTTCAAGGCCAGCGAGCTGGAAGTGGTCGGCTCGGTCGGCAAGCGCAACACCGGCACCAGCGTCTACTTCAGCCCCGACCCCAAGTACTTCGACTCGCCCAAGTTCTCCATCAGCCGCCTCAAGCATGTGCTCAAGGCCAAGGCCGTGCTGTGCCCGGGCCTGCTGGTCAGCTTCGAGGACAAGGCCAGTGGCGAGAAGGTCGAGTGGCACTACGAAGACGGCCTGCGTTCCTACCTGGTCGATGCGGTCAGCGAGTTCCAGCGCCTGCCTGACGAACCGTTCTGCGGCAGCCTGGCGGGCAACAAGGAGGCCGCAGACTGGGCCTTGCTGTGGTTGCCAGAAGGTGGCGACAGCGTCCAGGAAAGCTACGTCAACCTGATCCCCACCGCTCAGGGCGGCACCCATGTCAACGGGCTGCGTCAGGGCCTGCTGGATGCCATGCGCGAGTTCTGCGAGTTCCGCAATCTGCTGCCGCGCGGCGTGAAGCTGGCGCCTGAGGACATCTGGGAGCGCATCTCTTTCGTGCTCTCGATGAAAATGCAGGAGCCGCAGTTCTCCGGGCAGACCAAAGAGCGCTTGTCCTCGCGCGAGGCGGCTGCCTTTGTTTCCGGCGTGGTCAAGGACGCCTTCAGCCTGTGGCTGAACGCCCACCCCGAGCTGGGCATGCAACTGGCCGAGCTGGCTATCAGCAACGCCGGGCGCCGCCTCAAGGCCAGCAAGAAGGTCGAGCGCAAGCGCATTACCCAAGGCCCGGCGCTGCCTGGCAAGCTGGCCGATTGCGCCGGCCAGGACCCGATGCGTGCCGAGCTGTTCCTGGTCGAGGGTGACTCGGCGGGTGGCTCGGCCAAGCAGGCACGGGACAAGGAGTACCAGGCGATCCTGCCGCTGCGCGGCAAGATCCTCAACACTTGGGAAGTGGACGGTGGCGAAGTCCTGGCCAGCCAGGAAGTGCACAACATCGCCGTGGCCATCGGCGTCGACCCGGGTGCCACAGACCTGGCGCAACTGCGCTACGGCAAAGTCTGCATCCTCGCCGACGCCGACTCCGACGGCCTGCACATTGCCACGTTGCTGTGCGCGCTGTTCGTCCAGCACTTCCGGGCGCTGGTCGAGGCCGGGCATGTGTACGTGGCCATGCCGCCGCTGTACCGCATCGACCTGGGCAAGGAAATCTACTACGCCCTCGACGAAGCCGAGCGTGACGGTATCCTCGACCGCCTGGTGGCCGAGAAGAAGCGCGGCAAGCCACAGGTCACCCGCTTCAAGGGTTTGGGCGAGATGAACCCGCCACAGCTGCGTGAAACAACCATGGATCCGAACACCCGGCGCCTGGTGCAACTAACCCTGGACGACGTTGAGGCCACCTGCGAGCTGATGGACAAGCTGCTGGCCAAGAAGCGCGCCGGTGACCGCAAGAGCTGGCTGGAGACCAAAGGCAACCTGGCCGAGGTCATGGTTTGA